aacacgtgggcggacgaagagagagcagtaggagtagcagtgttgtctgtggtgatccatgtttccgtcagtgccaagaagtcgagggactggagggaggcataggctgagatgaactctgccttgttgactgcagattggcagttccagaggctaccggagacctggaactccacgtgggtcgtgcgcgctgggaccaccagagtagggtggccgcggccatgcggtgaggagcgtttgtatggtctgtgcagagaggagagaacagggataaacagacacatagttgacaggctacagaagaggctacgctaatgcaaaggagattggaatgacaagtggactacacgtctcgaatgttcagaaagttaagctacgtagcaagaatcttattgactaaaatgattaaaatgatacagtactgctgaagtaggccagctggcagtgggtgcgttgttgacactacactaatcaagtcgttccgttgagtgtaatagtttctgcagtgttgctattcgggggctagctggctagctagcagtgttgtttacgttacgttgcgttaaaagaacgacaatagctggctagcgaacctagaaaatcgctctagactacacaattatctttgatacaaagacggctaagtagctagctaagtagctagctacgatcaaacaaatcaaacagttgtactgtaatgaaatgaagtgaaaatgtgatactacctgtgaatgcgaccgggtagttgagttctatacagaagacgttggctagcgttggctagctagcagagtcacctacgttaaggacgacaaatagctggctagctaacctcggtaaattaagataatcactctaagactacacactctaaacctaaacaacacaattatcttggatacgatgatacgaagacagcaaagacagctatgtagctagctaacactacactaatcaagtcgttcagttgagtgtaatagtttctccagtgcagctaatcagtggacgttagctagctggctagtgaagactacgttaggacggcgaaatacgataatacgataattacgcaattatctttgatacaaagacggctatgtagctagctgagaagaaattgctaagattagacaaatcaaaccgttgtgatataatgaaatataatgaaaaagttatactacccgcgggagcgaagtgcagatgcgaccactcgctcggtatgactgaagcctttagtgagaggtctaatgctttaatatttaatcatttctgccctctgaATTCATATTATAAATAGGCCCATTTAATTTTGTCTGTCGAGAGAACAGTTTAGTAAATCATTTAAAAACCATTCCAAAAGTACAATAATGAAAATAAATTCACAAGTATTGTTGCCCACACAAACTTCCCTGATTTGTATGCTCGGCTGTAGGCCCGCCTCTTTCATTAATTCTGAGTACTCTGTAGGTTTTCTCACTTCCCAGGAATGACCACGTCTGACAACAAGGAAAGCTCAGGTCCTTCCCAGCTCAACGATGTGCTTACTGCACCCTGTGTTGCATGGCGACGTCTCCTCGAAGTTGTAGCTGCTCAGCCGTTGTTGGTGGTGGCACTTCAGGAAGTCTTGGGACATCTGCTGTCAGGATCAATCTCTTTGGTAGTCCGATTTGAGAACCCAGTCTTCTAAACACTCTTCTGAAGTTCTGGGATTTCGGTGTAGACCTTTGCAGTTTAATGCGTTGATACTTCACCTTCGACATTGTTATTGTAATCTCCTTTCGCTGTTAGATAGAATACTATTTCATAAGAATTTTGTCTAGAGAATTAACTATCACACCTGAttaaactaattgcattctaaactgaaaatcatgattagttgattactGAAGTCGTTTTAGCTGGGGCAAAGGTGTGGCACCAATCAAgtccccgaggactggagttgaccATTCCTGACCTAGATCAGAGATAAAACTACCTAGTTTTAGAATGTGTTGTAAAACAGCTGACTTAAGACGAGGTATTAAGATCACGTGATGTGCAGTTGAAAACGTTTCCATGATAATTGTGCCGCTTAACAATTCCATGACGAAACTTTGAAACAAAGTTGCCACTTGTTGTAGCAAACGAGTGTCATGAAATACACGCACCAGAGACTTGTCCGAATTGTCAGCAAGCCAGGCTAGTTGCAGTAACTTCAAAAGTATTGACACCGCTTGATTtcccccacattttgttgtgttacagcctgaatttaaaatgtattcaattcagattgttttgtcactggcctacacacagtaccccataatgtcaaagtggaattatgtttgtcaaatttttaatgaattaataaaaaatgaaaagctgaaatgtcttgagtcagtaagtattaaACCCCttaagttcaggagtaacaatttgcttaacaagtcacataagtttaATGGACTCACtccgtgttcaataatagtgtttaacatgatttctgaatgactacctcatctctgtaacccacacatatagttatctgtaaggtccctcagttgagcagtgaatttcaaacacagattcatccacaaagaccagggaggttttccattgcctcacaaagaagggcacctgttGGTGGTGGGCAAGAcctaaaaatggttgtctagcaataatcaacaGCCAATTTTGACAGACCTTGAAGAATTGTTTAAATATGAATGGGAACATGTTGCACAATCCTGGTgttgaaagctcttagagacttacccaggtgcttctacaaaatattgtgtgaatactcatgtaaataagatgtttctgtatttcattttcaataaatttgcaaacatttctaaaaacattttcactgtctttatggggtattgtgtattaATGGCTGAGAAAAACCTATATTAATtcgattttgaattcaggctgtagcgcaacaaaaatgtggaataagtcaaggggtaacTTTTGTTCTCTTTTTTAATTAAGAGCAACGGGTCTGGCAGGTAAAATTGATTTCAGCCCTGGCCCagactccagtacagtaggtggcggtaatgcaccataaCGTTGGATGCCAATCACCGATAAACGCCACCGAAGAAGAATAGTTCCACGTGTGTGAGTGCTCAGCTGCCATCATGGCAGATCTTCAGATGAGGCTTCTTCGGcagaaaatccagaaaagaaGCGTAAAGAACAAAGAGCGAAAGCTACTTCAGAGACGGAAACAGGAGGAAGATAATGGTAACTGTTTTTCCAGTACTGAAATCATTGTCGACAAGTTGTATTGACACTTTATCGCGCTAGGCCACCTCGAAGCAAGGCTAGGTAGCTATTACCCTTGTTAGCTACCTTAACTAGCTAGTATGTCTCTGATGGATGTTTCTATATCGGAAATCACGCATTAAAGACAGTATTTTAGTTCATACACGTAGTTAAATCAATGATCGTAAAGAAAATGATCCCCATTCCGTTAGCTTGTGGTGTTTTTATAGCTAGCTACTACACTACTGCTTTGGGGGGAAAAAGCTAACCTTAGACATAAGCCAAACATTGTAGTACATGGTTGGCTTTGAGACGTTGATCTCTTCCCGTTATTGATATCTGCCATATTTGAATGAAGTTCCCAAAACAGTCAGTAAGGTAGCTAAGGTTTGCTGCCACCTAGCTAGTTCGTTGAATGATAGCCTagttgattttaaaaaaaatcacacacatatatatatatataattattctGTGTAACTTACGTTGATCACAGACGACGCAAACGGACTTCCAGAGGAGTGTTGTGATGAAAGGAGTCAGGTGGCCACAGCCATATCAAAGCCACAGAATGCCAAACCCACGAATAAGCAGCAAAAAGAGAAGAATGGGCCGGCAGAGGTGGACACAGAACATTTTGTCAAGAAGAAAAATAAAAGAAAGCTCAACACCACTGAACAGCCAGGTAATGTTGTGTACCACTCAGTCATTTATTAGAGTGGTTGTTGAACCGTTCACAGGTAAATGGCTAAAAGTGTCAGTTTCCGAAGTTAGTGAATCTTGTCCATGTCAACGAATATTTAATGTTTCTAATGTAGGTGTGAAAAAagcgaagaagaagaagaaggaggaggaggatgtgacagAGGAGGATGCTGATCAGACCACAGATAAACCCACACAGCCTCTTGAacagggagatggggggggggatgATGAAGAGGGAAGTGAGGATGGGGcagagatgggggaaggagagaagtttGAGGATACTGAGGAGGAAGATGAACCAAAGCTCCCATCTGGCTTGACAGGTATTCCAtgttcttctgtagctcagttggtagagcatggcgcttgtaacgccagggtagtgggttcgatccccgggaccacccatacgtagaatgtatgcacacatgactgtaagtcgctttggataaaagcgtctgctaaatggcatatattagaaGCCTTTGCACAACCAAACGTTAGCCTTGTCAGTTGTGCATGTTATGTGTAGCAATCATTTTTCAGTCTTAGATATGGGCCAGGCACTATTTACAATTGAGCTTCTGCCAGCATACAAATATGTATAATAGTCTGTGTTTTATCTTCCTGGTAACCATGGTCCTTTACTGTAGGTAATCCCCAGTCAGTCTACTTGCCGTGTTCTGTGTTCGTAGGGATGGGCATTTAAAATAATTTCACTATTTATAATAACAAAagttagttaaaaaaaaaaaaacaacttttAAACAAGTTGGGCAGGGGCCAGCGGTGTGTGAGACACCAGAGGGAGAGGCAAAAAAGTAGCCACTGACTCACGCTAGTTAGACAAACGTGTAAATGGCATAGGTTATCTATCATCCCATCTGGCAGTGCCTGTCTCTACTGCATCAAAACGATGTAAAGAAGctagctaagatagttagacgttagccagccagctagaaTAGTTTAGGCTATTTCACTGCGCTCCCCGTTCCTTGTCTATAACATTCCATTCAGAATAAACCTCATCCTACCTGTCGGTTGCTCATTGTGGCCTGTGCCTTCTCATTTATCTAACTTAATTCTGGAATTTTACGTCCATTTTTCATTGATTAGTGATCTCCCACTTCACATGGTGTCTCTGACTGTAGTGCCAACAACACCAAGCTACACGCAACGTGTGAAACTTGTGTAGGCTATACGGAAGCCTGTGTTTTTACTGGGCGCATGTCTTGAAAATTACTTTCAAGCGTTTGTTTTAATAAATtaagcatttcaaatgtcattgtatatctgtgtgtgtgtagcaatGTCACATAGATCATTTTATTTAATTGAGACTAAGCCTTTTCATTGTTAAAATAGGCCtgtgattttaaaaaaaatatgaatagaCCTGCTCTCGCAAGTAGGCCTATTCAAATACCAATGCCCATCCCTATGTGTCAGTGCTAGACTAGAGCCCTTCCATGCCAAAACCCACAGAGGTGTGGGAACTGTTAACTGTGGTTTCTGTATCTCAGGTGTGTTTGAGGACACGTCGTTTGCCTCTCTAGCGCCTCTGGTGAGTGAGAACACTCTAAAGGGTGTGAAGGAGATGGGCTTTGAGCACATGACTGAGATCCAACACAAAAGCATACAGCCCCTATTGGAGGGAAGGTACGCCTACAGTTTATCTCCAAGTTTCATGTTAGGCAGAATCGCCACCTGTTCACGTATCCCTGCATCTCTAAAGCAGAGCTCTGTAAAATCCATCCAGAACCACCAAAAGTTGTTGACTTGCATACTAGAATCAGCCCTACAGGACTGATAAAGGACTTAGTAGGCTAATATTGTTTTGACTTGATAGATGACTCcccctttttatatatatatgtatatcttttgactcttctagagatatcctggctGCTGCTAAGACTGGCAGTGGTAAAACCCTGGCCTTCCTCATCCCTTCCATCGAGCTAATCTACAAACTTAAGTTTATGCCCAGAAATGGTAAGATTAGTAGATTACTTCAACCGTCTATATTGGTTCAATGTTATGAACATTCTGCATCATAATGCTAAAAGCTTCACGTGCATGTCTATGGATTTTTAGAGCAGTGGACACATTTTGGTAACATGATACCTCGCCGGTCCATGCATTTCTCCCAGATAGCAAAGTTCACAAGGGGGTGATGGCAGAGATTTTTCTGTTGAAAACATCACAACTGTAAGCTAATTCAAAAGAACTAACTGCATATTTAAATAATAGCTAGGCCTTCATGTAATGAAAGTTAATGTTTGATTTACATGACCATGTTTTGTGCCTGCCAGTAAGGTGTAGGTTACTTAGCATCCCACATGTCACCCATGTgaaataatttaataataataatcttcaATGTATTCGCTCCCATATCAGCTAAAAATAGAGAAGGCACGTGACTACCCGCTGTTTTTACCGTTTAGCTGTAGTTATTACTTCACAACAAAATACCTTTTTGGGTGGATTCCAGTAAGGCTACAATGTTTGGTTTATTGTTTGAATAGTTACTGAGGTTATATTTGGTTATCAATGCTACTTTCATGCGCAGCCTGTTGATCAGGTCAAGGAACCAAGTGAcaccactgcccccccccccccgaagcaTATTACAAGAAGCCGCCTCTTTTCGTGACTAAAAACGACATTTCAACACTGTACTATGCTCTGTCTCTATTGTCTCCGTAGAGTGTGTAGACCCCCCCATTTTTTGTTTAGGCATTCACAGATATGAAAGGACTGGGTAGGAGTAAGAAATATAGCAATGTTTTGACTTAACTCTCCTGTAGACTAGGCACAATGTCCCTCATTACCTTCCACCCATCCTGTCTTACTAGCTCTGCTAACATCAAAGGTGTAGGATCTAAAGAAAGGGCCTAAGAACTGAACTGAAATGTGCCTGAGACGCGGCCCTGCTCCCCACTATCCTAAGGTACAGGCGTGGTGATCTTGTCCCCAACGCGCGAGTTGGCCATGCAGACGTACGGCGTGATGAAGGAGCTGATGACCCACCACGTGCACACCTTCGGCCTGATCATGGGCGGCAGCAACCGCACGGCCGAGGCCCAGAGGCTGGCCAATGGCGTCAACATCCTGGTGGCCACGCCCGGCAGACTGCTTGACCACCTCCAGGTAACCGTGGTGATAAGAACCGTAACTGTATTCATTTATATCTAAGTTGGGACAAAAAAAAGGGTTagggagtggatcagaaaaccagtcagtatctggtgtgaccatttgcctcatgcagcgcataGAGTTGGCAATAGCAATATAAGTTACTTTAAGGTGGAATTTTGATGAACCACATGACATTGATTTTGAGATATGAAGGCTTTATTATAAATTAAACTGTTCCATGAAAATCGTAACTGGCACGCAGATTAGTAGAAATGGTACGATAACTTGGCACGCAGATTGGAAAAGGTTGGCGGAAACTTCAGAAGCGTAATGGCAGAATCTGCGAAGGCCAGCCGCAGGGGGAGGATGGTCAGGAACAGTTTTTCTTTCCCCTTTCTGATTAGGCTATATTGATCTCTGCTCCCTCTTCAATAATTTCTTAACTTTTAATTGAAGTGCTTAAAGTATCAGCCAAGTTCAGTCGCCTACATATCGTTTATTTTATATTCAAACaaagttatgaaacaatgaatgtgcaaAAATTGGCAGGAGAGCACATTCTGGGGAGAGACGCGCCTTGTGCATCTTAGCCACACAGCCCCTCCTTGACTCAACTTTTTCTTATTATACCAAAGACCCGTCTTCACATACTTTAGACCTTAGGAATACTCTCAAACAGTGTCATTTCCAAAGCAGTAGCCATTTATGGAAAACCAATGCAATTTTGAAACCAATGCAATTTCACTTATTTCCAAAATGTTATCAAATTGCTTGGCATGCCAAAGCAAATACCCTTGCTTGTGATGCCTGTGCTAGACTGTGCCATCCCCGCagcctccacaatggatcagtccactgagacTGGTGTGAGTCAGACAAGTGTGTCTgccataaaataaatacaattaattTGCGACCACTCAACAAAACAAATCTGGCGACCAAATAATggaccagtcgactaaatgggaCCTAGATTTTTGCACACATTCAGTCCTGGACTCCTTTTCATTTGTTTCTCTCCACCCCCTTGCTCTCTGTAGAATACTGCTGGCTTCATGTATAAGAACCTCCAGTGTCTGATTATTGACGAAGCTGACCGTATCCTGGAGGTCGGCTTCGAGGAGGAGCTGAAGCAGATCATCAAACTCCTGCCAAGTATGTACCCACCTCATGGCTATAACCGTCCTTGCACATACTGTACCATGGAGTTTGATGATGCTATTTGTCTGTATGTGTAACTCCCAGTGTTTAACATGTTCAACGTGCATTCTTCCTCAGAGCGGAGGCAGACAATGCTGTTCTCGGCCACCCAGACCCGTAAGGTGGAGGACCTGGCCCGTATCTCCCTGAAGAAGGAGCCCCTCTACGTGGGTGTGGACGACAACAAGGACAACGCAACCGTGGACGGCCTGGAGCAGGTAAACAAAATGACGAACTGCTGCAGAGTGACGATACTCATGCATGACGTGCCAGGGGGTCAGCTTGTTGTAGCTAGTTAAGTGGATAGTCGTCACTTGTCCCAAGACTCAAAGTATCTGAAAGTAGCAAAGCTTTAATGTTTTTGGTTCGAGTATTGGGTCGTTTGAGACCTTGCCGTGTCTCATCCACGGCCGGCAAGGTTATAGGTAAACCTCACATCAGTTAGAATGTGTACTTCAGACAGGGATGTGGTTCTCTGGTTGTCTCTGGTGCTTCAGGGATGCGTGGTCTGATATGTAAACATTGTCTTGGTTTTCAGGGCTATGTGGTGTGTCCCTCAGAGAAGCGCTTCATGCTGCTCTTCACCTTCCTGAAGAAGAACCGCAAGAAGAAGCTTATGGTGTTCTTCTCATCCTGCATGTCGGTCAAGTTTCACTACGAGCTGCTCAACTACATTGACCTGCCTGTCATGGCCATCCACGTGAGTTGTCACCTCTGTCATTAAGAATGCTAAACTATTATGCGTGTTGGGTTCTTGAGTCTATTAAACCATGCTCATTTCATGCTTATCTTTATattataaaaatacatttaaaaaacatgtattttataaCATTTAGGCAAGTTACCTGGCTTACTccttgatcctgctttgtagtacCGGTCAGGGTTGTAAACATTAGGGCACACCATAGCAAAGGTTTTGCAAAAGTAAACAAAATTGTGTGTTCTATAGGACAAGTTCAGATAGTACCTTCCCGTTTCTGACGGTTTATCTGTTTAGTACCTGCTGAACACAACTCACTTTATTCAATTGTCTCAGGAAGTTATTCTGGGCCCTTTGAGTCTAAAAGACACTCAAGCCATATACACCACAGGTGATAATTACGCCAAAACTAAAATATAATTAATCTGTGTCTCGGGTAACAGCAAGATAGTTCCAAGACTAGCAACATATTGCAGGCTACACTCTGTCATAAGTTTTCAGGCTGTTATCTGACTCAATTTAAGCTTTGCTACAGTGAACCCCAGTCTGACTCCACAAGGCATTCTCTCGCATTTGTCTGCTGCAGAGATGACTGGTACAATCACAATTGGGTCTAAAGACTTTAAACCATTATAGCACAATCATATGTGCTATGATATGAACAAATATTGTGCTGTGACATtaaacattaacatgctgtaaTAAGTTTGGCAAAAATGtcaatgacagatttcttgagttcgattaattcagactattttgGCTACGGAGGACAAAGGAGAAAAAGGACAAACATTACTATTGCTGCTTTTTCTCATTTTTCAAGCGATGGTCTTTTATTTAATTTGTTttacccaatttcgtggtattcaattggtagttagtcttgtctcgtcgctgcaactcccgtacggactcgggagaggctaAGGTCGATAGCCATGCATCTTCCCAAACACAACCTAGCCAAGCTCCACTGCTTCTtcacacaatgcccacttaacctggaagccatccgcaccaatgtgtcggaggaaacgccgtacacctggcgactgtcagcgtgcactgcgcccggcccgccgcaggagtcgctagtgcgtgatgGGGCAAggcatccctgccggccaaaccctcccctaggcCAATtgtcccatgggtctcccggtcgcggccggctgcaacagagcctggactcgaacccagaatctgtAATGGCACGGCTAGCATTGTGACAGTCtttttttaagggagtatgcTAACATGCACATTCAGTTCGCCTAGCCAACCGAACCGAAGCATGTGGAAGCCTTCAGCAGGCATCCTCTGTGGTCACTGCTGTCTGTGGCTGACGTCTAATCTCCTTTTGCTTTGATCTCTCAGGGGAAGCAAAAGCAGACCAAGCGTACCACCACCTTCTTCCAGTTCTGTAACGCCGACTCAGGCATCCTGCTGTGTACAGATGTGGCGGCCAGAGGCCTGGACATCCCTGAGGTGGACTGGATTGTCCAATATGACCCCCCAGATGACCCCAAGGTACCTAGTGAAGTTTGATTCACTGTTTCATGCAGCTTTGACATTAGCCATAAATAACACCTAGCCTATAGGCATCTCTAGCCAATGCCTCTGGGAAGCATTCATTGTTTCCCCTCTTCTTTATTTATTCCCTCTTTTCCTAGGAATATATCCACAGGGTGGGCAGAACGGCTCGCGGGATCAACGGCATAGGCCATGCCCTCCTAATCCTCAGGCCAGAGGAGCTGGGCTTCCTGCGCTTCCTCAAACAAGCCAAGGTAAGACTCTAACTCAACCATCTCTCATTACCTCAACCCAGCAAAACCAAGAAAAACATGCAAAAGATGAAGTCTTTCAGCAGCaatatgtttgttttatcttgccACAGGTTCCTTTGAGTGAGTTTGAATTCTCTTGGGCAAAGATCTCTGATATCCAGGGTCAGGTAAGCTATTCATCCACATTTTATTTCTGCATGTGAATCAGAGCTAACTGACATTACATCTGTCACGTGGACTGCAACGGCTAATTCAATATTCAGGTCAAGTCATAAGCAACTTCTTCCTTTTTGAATAGGAGTTAACTTCTGTTACATACTCCCCAACGTATTTATTTGGGTAATGAAACTAAAActtttaatttggctctatactgaatcattttggattggagattaaATGTTTTGAGGTGACAGTAAAGAACATCTTTTATTTGAAGGTATTTTCATATACAGTGCCtgcaaagtattcataccctttattccacattttgtgttacagacaaaattcaaaattgattaaattgataGTCActaccaaaacaaactgcaaatgcatctaACAAGTTTGTATCCatgcttgatgtaatcattgcgttGCTAGGCATATGGGACcgaatactaaacttttgaccaCTTCAATACACAAATGAGAGGACTAGATACATTGTGCTTCTTTTCTAAAAGGTTGAAcatatacaatgccttcagaaatgattcacacccctttactttttccacattttgttacagcgcGAATTTAAAATTATTTAAATTTAGATTATCacagatctacacacaatatcccatgacATCAGTGGAAATTTGTTTGTAGAACATTTTTGAAATTCATACATTTacaactgaaatgtcttgagtcaataagtattcaacccctttggtATGGCAAGCAAAATAATTCCAGGAGTAAAAATTTGCTTAACAAATCTCATAATTTGCATGGACTCGTTCTGTaatcaataatagtggttaacatgatttttgaatgactaccccatctctgcaCCCCACCCACatggagcatggtgaagttattaattacactttggatggtgtatcaatacagccagtcactacaaagatacaggcgtctttAACCctgttgccagagaggaaggaaactgctcagagactttaccatgaggccaatggtgatttttaaAACAgttttaatggttgtgatatgagaaCTGAGATTGGATCAACAATATTttagttactctacaatactaacctaaaatacagagtgaaaaggaagcctgtacagaaaaataatattacaaaacatgcatcctgtttgcaacaaggcacttaaaTAGTACTGCAAAaatatgtggcaaagaaattcacttttgtcctgaatacacacatttgtcctgaatacaaggtGTTGTTTGGGGTG
This sequence is a window from Oncorhynchus gorbuscha isolate QuinsamMale2020 ecotype Even-year linkage group LG01, OgorEven_v1.0, whole genome shotgun sequence. Protein-coding genes within it:
- the LOC124041668 gene encoding ATP-dependent RNA helicase DDX18-like yields the protein MADLQMRLLRQKIQKRSVKNKERKLLQRRKQEEDNDDANGLPEECCDERSQVATAISKPQNAKPTNKQQKEKNGPAEVDTEHFVKKKNKRKLNTTEQPGVKKAKKKKKEEEDVTEEDADQTTDKPTQPLEQGDGGGDDEEGSEDGAEMGEGEKFEDTEEEDEPKLPSGLTGVFEDTSFASLAPLVSENTLKGVKEMGFEHMTEIQHKSIQPLLEGRDILAAAKTGSGKTLAFLIPSIELIYKLKFMPRNGTGVVILSPTRELAMQTYGVMKELMTHHVHTFGLIMGGSNRTAEAQRLANGVNILVATPGRLLDHLQNTAGFMYKNLQCLIIDEADRILEVGFEEELKQIIKLLPKRRQTMLFSATQTRKVEDLARISLKKEPLYVGVDDNKDNATVDGLEQGYVVCPSEKRFMLLFTFLKKNRKKKLMVFFSSCMSVKFHYELLNYIDLPVMAIHGKQKQTKRTTTFFQFCNADSGILLCTDVAARGLDIPEVDWIVQYDPPDDPKEYIHRVGRTARGINGIGHALLILRPEELGFLRFLKQAKVPLSEFEFSWAKISDIQGQLNKLIEKNYYLHKSAQEAYKSYVRAYDSHSLKAIYSVNTLNLPMVAQSFGFTVPPYVDLNVHSKGGLKMTKRGGGGGFGYQKGKPAHKAKIFKHVNKGKGDKRQFSR